One window of the Candidatus Microbacterium colombiense genome contains the following:
- a CDS encoding GntR family transcriptional regulator — MLRDSSPQFREVSGNADRRRLALLLRAAIVRGNFPDGKLPREHELMRDYGASRAVVRDVLQDLKTTGVVSREQGVGTHADIGSVFGLYEFHGVDVIPEQSTYPRVVDRTIIATPPVALVRMPGCGPQVLRVEYLAAPGDYASAVSTNYFVLPKSAALETAPFGHNIYQFLHNGGLTLSSSEFLIGAMLADESVARRLSVLPLSPLLSLEQVMYDESGTPLCFSTVALRADRVAFFSRVGRSGDGDALRPLNESVVPDLGFG; from the coding sequence GTGTTGAGAGACTCCTCCCCGCAGTTCCGCGAAGTTTCGGGCAACGCCGACCGACGCAGACTGGCCCTTCTTCTCCGCGCGGCCATCGTGCGCGGAAACTTCCCCGATGGGAAGCTCCCCCGCGAGCACGAGTTGATGCGCGACTACGGCGCCAGCCGGGCGGTCGTGCGCGACGTGCTTCAAGACCTCAAGACCACGGGAGTGGTCAGCCGCGAGCAGGGCGTCGGAACGCATGCCGACATCGGTTCGGTGTTCGGTCTCTACGAGTTCCACGGTGTCGATGTCATTCCGGAGCAGTCCACCTATCCCCGCGTCGTCGATCGCACGATCATCGCCACCCCGCCCGTCGCACTGGTGCGGATGCCGGGTTGTGGTCCTCAGGTGCTGCGCGTGGAGTACCTCGCCGCCCCGGGCGACTACGCGAGTGCCGTGTCCACGAACTACTTCGTGCTGCCCAAGAGTGCGGCCCTGGAGACGGCGCCTTTCGGGCACAACATCTACCAGTTCCTGCACAACGGGGGCCTGACGCTCTCGTCGTCGGAGTTCCTCATCGGTGCGATGCTCGCAGACGAGTCGGTCGCCCGTCGGCTCAGTGTGCTTCCCCTGAGCCCTCTGCTCAGCCTGGAGCAGGTCATGTACGACGAGTCGGGAACTCCTCTGTGCTTCTCGACCGTCGCACTCCGTGCCGATCGGGTCGCGTTCTTCTCCCGTGTCGGACGAAGCGGTGACGGCGACGCTCTGCGACCACTGAACGAGAGCGTCGTTCCCGACCTCGGCTTCGGCTGA